From one Brachypodium distachyon strain Bd21 chromosome 4, Brachypodium_distachyon_v3.0, whole genome shotgun sequence genomic stretch:
- the LOC112272486 gene encoding uncharacterized protein LOC112272486, whose product MSMSPKLLSKVSRQQPGQRFSCQRLIYSRDFKMESMHGSWGCSIAHLLENDFDLLSRTTGRGKTKENAVHSATEEGHKHLFYRCISELLHAHVGLQHSMRNHGNQDDVASLCYLDATQSVLK is encoded by the exons ATGTCCATGTCTCCCAAGCTTCTGTCCAAGGTCAGCAGGCAGCAGCCAGGGCAAAGATTCAGCTGTCAACGACTG ATATATTCAAGAGATTTCAAGATGGAATCCATGCATGGGAGCTGGGGATGCTCAATTGCTCATCTCCTAGAGAATGATTTTGATCTCCTCAGCAGAACGACAGGCAGAGGCAAAACGAAAGAAAATG CTGTACATTCTGCGACGGAAGAGGGTCACAAGCACCTGTTCTACCGCTGCATAAGTGAGCTGCTTCACGCACACGTTGGACTGCAGCACAGCATGAGGAATCATGGAAATCAGGATGATGTAGCATCGTTGTGCTATTTGGATGCTACTCAATCCGTCctcaaataa